One Pseudomonas lalucatii genomic window carries:
- a CDS encoding TRAP transporter substrate-binding protein, producing the protein MTPSKHFTRTLGLALCLTATALSSTLAQAKTFRMAIGDNVGGTQYELGVKFAEEFKARTGGKHEAKLFPNSQLGSEEDTVSNAAMGTLDFSILAINNVTPFSPSVGVLTLPYMIQSLDDAVTLTQSEIGQNLTDNTVRDAGVRIIGWAYSGFRVLTNSKRPVTTLADLEGLQIRVPKNEIMIDTYRAWGINPTPMAWAETFTGLQLKVVDGQDNPYITVSAMKFDEVQKYITNIRYLFSIEPLIISESVFQEQPADVQQAILAAGKAATEHSAQFLVAEEEKIKKELTAKGMVIADPANGEKEWIDRAVAQVWPKYVDQLGKDNLNKALQAMGRDPL; encoded by the coding sequence ATGACACCCAGCAAGCACTTCACCCGCACCCTCGGCCTGGCCCTGTGCCTCACGGCCACCGCCCTGAGCAGCACCCTGGCCCAGGCCAAGACCTTCCGCATGGCCATCGGCGACAATGTCGGCGGCACCCAGTACGAGCTGGGCGTCAAGTTCGCCGAGGAGTTCAAGGCCCGCACCGGCGGCAAGCACGAGGCCAAGCTGTTCCCCAACAGCCAGCTGGGCAGCGAGGAGGACACCGTCAGCAACGCCGCCATGGGCACCCTGGACTTCTCCATCCTGGCCATCAACAACGTCACCCCCTTCTCGCCCTCGGTCGGCGTACTGACCCTGCCCTACATGATCCAGAGCCTGGACGATGCGGTGACCCTGACCCAGAGCGAGATCGGCCAGAACCTGACCGACAACACCGTGCGCGACGCCGGTGTGCGCATCATCGGCTGGGCCTACTCGGGCTTCCGCGTGCTGACCAACTCCAAGCGCCCGGTGACCACCCTGGCCGACCTGGAAGGCCTGCAGATCCGCGTGCCGAAGAACGAGATCATGATCGACACCTACCGCGCCTGGGGCATCAACCCGACGCCCATGGCCTGGGCGGAAACCTTCACCGGCCTGCAGCTCAAGGTGGTCGACGGGCAGGACAACCCCTATATCACCGTGTCGGCGATGAAGTTCGACGAGGTGCAGAAGTACATTACGAACATCCGCTACCTGTTCTCCATCGAGCCCCTGATCATCAGCGAGTCGGTGTTCCAGGAGCAGCCGGCCGATGTGCAGCAGGCCATTCTCGCCGCCGGCAAGGCCGCCACCGAGCATAGCGCCCAGTTCCTGGTGGCCGAGGAAGAGAAGATCAAGAAGGAGCTGACCGCCAAGGGCATGGTCATCGCCGACCCGGCCAACGGCGAGAAGGAGTGGATCGACCGCGCCGTGGCTCAGGTCTGGCCCAAGTACGTCGACCAGCTCGGCAAGGACAACCTGAACAAGGCCTTGCAAGCCATGGGTCGCGACCCGCTCTAG
- the thiC gene encoding phosphomethylpyrimidine synthase ThiC gives MSQSSAPLSRKSPVLSESAQVDQQSIQPFPRSRKIYVQGSRPDIRVPMREISLDVTPTEFSVGEGGGEVNAPVLVYDTSGPYTDPSVTIDVRQGLADVRSAWIEDRGDTELLAGLSSSFGQERLANPELTAMRFAHVRNPRRAKPGQNVSQMHYARQGIITPEMEYVAIRENLKLQEARAAGLLDQQHAGHSFGASIPKEITAEFVREEIARGRAIIPANINHVELEPMIIGRNFLVKINGNIGNSALGSSIEEEVAKLTWGIRWGSDTVMDLSTGKHIHETREWIIRNSPVPIGTVPIYQALEKVGGVAEDLTWELFRDTLIEQAEQGVDYFTIHAGVLLRYVPMTAKRVTGIVSRGGSIMAKWCLAHHKENFLYTHFEEICQIMKAYDVSFSLGDGLRPGSIADANDEAQFGELETLGELTKIAWKHDVQVMIEGPGHVPMQLIKENMDKQLECCDEAPFYTLGPLTTDIAPGYDHITSGIGAAMIGWFGCAMLCYVTPKEHLGLPNKDDVKTGIITYKIAAHAADLAKGHPGAQIRDNALSKARFEFRWEDQFNLGLDPDTARSYHDETLPKDSAKVAHFCSMCGPKFCSMKITQEVRVYAEEQRIAALDLDAEVEQGMQAKAEEFKAQGAQLYHKV, from the coding sequence ATGAGTCAGAGTTCCGCGCCGCTGAGCCGCAAGAGCCCGGTTTTGAGTGAGTCGGCCCAGGTCGACCAGCAGTCGATCCAGCCCTTCCCCCGTTCGCGGAAGATCTACGTGCAGGGTTCGCGCCCGGACATCCGCGTGCCGATGCGCGAGATCAGCCTGGACGTCACCCCCACCGAGTTTTCTGTGGGAGAGGGGGGCGGCGAGGTCAACGCGCCGGTGCTGGTCTACGACACCTCCGGCCCCTACACCGACCCGAGCGTGACCATCGACGTGCGCCAGGGCCTGGCCGACGTGCGCAGCGCCTGGATCGAGGACCGCGGCGACACCGAGCTGCTCGCCGGCCTGAGCTCCAGCTTCGGCCAGGAGCGCCTGGCCAACCCCGAACTGACCGCCATGCGCTTCGCCCACGTGCGCAACCCGCGCCGCGCCAAGCCCGGCCAGAACGTCAGCCAGATGCACTACGCGCGCCAGGGCATCATCACCCCGGAGATGGAATACGTCGCCATCCGCGAGAACCTCAAGCTGCAGGAGGCCCGCGCCGCCGGCCTGCTGGACCAGCAGCACGCCGGTCACAGCTTCGGCGCCAGCATTCCCAAGGAAATCACCGCCGAGTTCGTCCGCGAGGAGATCGCCCGCGGTCGCGCCATCATCCCGGCGAACATCAACCACGTGGAGCTGGAGCCGATGATCATCGGCCGCAACTTCCTGGTGAAGATCAACGGCAACATCGGCAACTCGGCGCTGGGTTCCTCCATCGAGGAAGAAGTGGCCAAGCTGACCTGGGGCATCCGCTGGGGCTCGGACACCGTGATGGACCTGTCCACCGGCAAGCACATCCACGAGACCCGCGAGTGGATCATCCGCAACTCGCCGGTGCCGATCGGCACGGTGCCGATCTACCAGGCCCTGGAGAAGGTCGGCGGGGTGGCCGAGGACCTGACCTGGGAGCTGTTCCGCGACACCCTGATCGAGCAGGCCGAGCAGGGCGTGGACTACTTCACCATCCACGCCGGGGTGTTGCTGCGCTATGTGCCCATGACCGCCAAGCGGGTCACCGGCATCGTCAGCCGTGGCGGCTCGATCATGGCCAAGTGGTGCCTGGCGCACCACAAGGAGAACTTCCTCTACACCCACTTCGAGGAAATCTGCCAGATCATGAAGGCCTACGATGTGTCCTTCTCGCTGGGCGACGGCCTGCGTCCGGGCTCCATCGCCGACGCCAACGACGAGGCGCAGTTCGGCGAGCTGGAGACCCTCGGCGAGCTGACCAAGATCGCCTGGAAGCACGACGTCCAGGTGATGATCGAGGGCCCCGGCCACGTGCCGATGCAGCTGATCAAGGAGAACATGGACAAGCAGCTGGAGTGCTGCGACGAGGCGCCGTTCTACACCCTCGGCCCGCTGACCACCGACATCGCCCCGGGCTACGACCACATCACCTCGGGCATCGGCGCGGCGATGATCGGTTGGTTCGGCTGCGCCATGCTCTGCTACGTTACCCCCAAGGAGCACCTGGGGCTGCCGAACAAGGACGACGTCAAGACGGGCATCATCACCTACAAGATCGCCGCCCATGCCGCCGACCTTGCCAAGGGCCACCCGGGGGCGCAAATTCGCGATAACGCCCTGAGCAAGGCGCGCTTCGAGTTCCGCTGGGAGGACCAGTTCAACCTGGGCCTGGACCCGGACACGGCGCGCAGCTACCACGACGAGACGCTGCCGAAGGACTCGGCCAAGGTGGCGCACTTCTGCTCCATGTGCGGGCCGAAGTTCTGCTCGATGAAGATCACCCAGGAAGTGCGGGTCTATGCTGAAGAGCAACGCATCGCCGCCCTGGACCTGGATGCAGAGGTCGAGCAGGGCATGCAGGCCAAGGCCGAGGAGTTCAAGGCGCAGGGCGCGCAGCTCTATCACAAGGTGTGA
- a CDS encoding DUF3461 family protein, translating to MTEFATLKEMGISSFELISRFSLRREHDRDVLKIYYLRPTTSLRPHSQKFTFARPRQAIPGQSRHSQAWQQLSDCSPMLQKALDELKQLTGSSEHALSPKQELLQDLQHLEKVVEAKLAEIREKIERLH from the coding sequence ATGACCGAATTCGCCACCCTCAAGGAAATGGGCATCAGCTCCTTCGAACTCATCTCCCGCTTCAGCCTGCGCCGCGAGCACGACCGCGACGTGCTCAAGATCTACTACCTGCGCCCCACCACCTCGCTGCGTCCGCACAGCCAGAAGTTCACCTTCGCCCGCCCGCGCCAGGCCATTCCCGGGCAGAGCCGTCACAGCCAGGCCTGGCAGCAGCTAAGCGATTGCAGCCCGATGCTGCAGAAGGCCCTGGACGAGCTCAAGCAGCTGACCGGCAGCAGCGAGCATGCCCTGTCACCCAAGCAGGAGCTGCTGCAGGACCTGCAGCACCTGGAGAAGGTGGTCGAGGCCAAGCTCGCCGAGATCCGCGAGAAGATCGAGCGCCTGCACTGA
- a CDS encoding GcvT family protein yields MSSSMPNQAQVVIVGGGVIGCSLAYHLTKLGMRDVVLLERKTLTSGTTWHAAGLVPTLRANYTMSMLANYSASLYEQLEAETGQATGFVRNGSLTIATNKERLAEIKRGASMAKVAGFPCNLIGPQQALELWPLLNIDDVIGAIHLPMDGMTSPVDTTQALARGARMGGARIFENTRVLDLKTRDGRAVGVVTEQGDIDAEYVVNCAGMWAREFGRKAGVNVPLHAAEHYYVVTESIPELQAGLATLRDMDGFNYYKPDAGKLLIGTFEPNAKPWGMEGIPESFCFDELPTDFEHLEPYLESAMHRLPVLERTGLQVFFNGPESFTPDDRYHIGEAPELKNYFVAAGFNSVGIQSAGGAGKMLAEWIHKGHAPRDLWGVDIRRNMPFQGTQRYLYERTTESLGLLYETHYPFKQFKTARGVRRSVLHEQLKAQGACFGVENGWERANWFAGEGQKAEYEYSFGRQNWFANNALEHACVRNAVGVIDQSSFSKYQVEGADAEAFLNRICANNVAVAVGRMVYTQWLNERGGIEADVTVTRLAAERFLVVSGVACQNRDLDWLKRNKPEDARVVITDMTSAYAVVTVMGPSSRETLSKLTEADLSHEGFPFATSREIDLNYAVVRASRITYVGELGWELYIPTEYAPSVYEAVLAAGQEFGIRPYGYHTMNSLRMEKGYRHWGHDITDEDTPLEAGLGFAVDFNKAGGFIGKEALLAQKAKGTPSKRFVAFLFEDPEPLCYHEEPIYADGEIVGRTTAGMFGHTLGTTIAMGYVEHAPGVSKEWLENTQFEIEVECVRYKVQPSLRPFYDPTNERIKC; encoded by the coding sequence ATGAGCAGCTCAATGCCGAATCAGGCGCAAGTGGTGATCGTGGGTGGCGGCGTGATCGGCTGCAGTCTGGCCTACCACCTGACCAAACTGGGCATGCGCGATGTCGTGCTGCTCGAGCGCAAGACCCTGACCAGCGGAACCACCTGGCACGCCGCCGGCCTGGTCCCGACCCTGCGCGCCAACTACACCATGTCCATGCTGGCCAACTACAGCGCCAGCCTCTACGAGCAGCTGGAGGCCGAGACCGGCCAGGCCACCGGTTTCGTGCGCAACGGTTCCCTGACCATCGCCACCAACAAGGAGCGTCTGGCGGAGATCAAGCGCGGTGCCTCGATGGCCAAGGTGGCGGGTTTTCCCTGCAACCTGATCGGCCCGCAGCAGGCGCTGGAGCTCTGGCCGCTGCTGAACATCGACGACGTGATCGGCGCCATCCACCTGCCGATGGATGGCATGACCAGCCCGGTCGACACCACCCAGGCGCTGGCCAGGGGCGCACGGATGGGCGGCGCGAGGATCTTCGAGAATACCCGCGTGCTGGACCTCAAGACCCGCGATGGCCGCGCCGTCGGGGTGGTCACCGAGCAGGGCGATATCGACGCCGAGTACGTGGTCAACTGCGCCGGCATGTGGGCCCGCGAGTTCGGCCGCAAGGCCGGGGTCAACGTGCCGCTGCACGCGGCGGAACACTACTATGTGGTGACCGAAAGCATCCCCGAGCTGCAGGCCGGCCTGGCCACGCTGCGCGACATGGACGGCTTCAACTACTACAAGCCGGATGCCGGCAAGCTGCTGATCGGCACCTTCGAGCCCAACGCCAAGCCCTGGGGGATGGAGGGCATCCCGGAGAGCTTCTGCTTCGACGAACTGCCGACCGATTTCGAGCACCTGGAACCCTACCTGGAGTCGGCGATGCACCGCCTGCCGGTACTCGAGCGCACCGGCCTGCAGGTGTTCTTCAATGGTCCCGAATCCTTCACCCCGGATGACCGCTACCACATCGGCGAGGCGCCTGAGCTGAAGAACTACTTCGTCGCGGCCGGCTTCAACTCGGTGGGCATCCAGTCCGCCGGCGGTGCCGGCAAGATGCTCGCCGAGTGGATTCACAAGGGCCATGCGCCGCGCGATCTGTGGGGCGTGGACATCCGCCGGAACATGCCGTTCCAGGGCACCCAGCGTTACCTGTACGAGCGCACCACCGAGTCCCTGGGGTTGCTGTACGAGACCCATTACCCGTTCAAGCAGTTCAAGACCGCCCGCGGCGTGCGCCGCTCCGTGCTGCATGAACAGCTCAAGGCCCAGGGCGCCTGCTTCGGCGTCGAGAACGGCTGGGAGCGGGCGAACTGGTTCGCCGGCGAGGGGCAGAAGGCGGAGTATGAATACTCCTTCGGGCGGCAGAACTGGTTTGCCAACAATGCCCTGGAGCACGCCTGCGTGCGCAACGCGGTCGGCGTGATCGACCAGAGCTCCTTCTCCAAGTACCAGGTCGAGGGGGCCGACGCCGAGGCCTTCCTCAACCGTATCTGCGCCAACAACGTCGCGGTCGCGGTGGGGCGGATGGTCTACACCCAGTGGCTGAACGAGCGCGGCGGCATCGAGGCCGATGTCACCGTGACCCGCCTGGCCGCCGAGCGCTTCCTGGTGGTCTCCGGCGTGGCCTGCCAGAACCGCGACCTCGACTGGCTCAAGCGCAACAAGCCCGAGGACGCCCGGGTGGTGATCACCGACATGACCTCGGCCTATGCGGTGGTCACGGTGATGGGCCCGAGTTCCCGCGAGACGCTGAGCAAGCTGACCGAAGCCGACCTGTCCCACGAGGGCTTCCCGTTCGCCACATCGCGGGAGATCGACCTGAACTATGCGGTGGTGCGCGCCTCGCGCATCACCTACGTCGGCGAGTTGGGCTGGGAACTGTATATCCCCACCGAATACGCCCCGAGCGTCTATGAGGCGGTGCTGGCCGCGGGCCAGGAGTTCGGCATTCGCCCCTACGGCTACCACACCATGAACTCGTTGCGCATGGAGAAGGGCTACCGCCACTGGGGCCACGACATCACCGACGAAGACACGCCGCTCGAGGCCGGGCTGGGCTTTGCCGTGGACTTCAACAAGGCCGGCGGCTTTATCGGCAAGGAGGCGCTGCTGGCGCAGAAGGCCAAGGGCACTCCGAGCAAGCGCTTCGTGGCCTTCCTGTTCGAGGACCCCGAGCCGCTCTGCTACCACGAGGAGCCGATCTACGCCGATGGCGAGATCGTCGGCCGCACCACGGCGGGGATGTTCGGCCACACCCTGGGCACCACCATCGCCATGGGCTATGTCGAGCATGCTCCGGGCGTGAGCAAGGAGTGGCTGGAGAACACCCAGTTCGAGATCGAGGTGGAGTGCGTGCGCTACAAGGTGCAGCCGTCGCTGCGGCCCTTCTACGATCCGACTAACGAACGCATCAAGTGTTGA
- a CDS encoding cobaltochelatase CobT-related protein, which yields MSQPPRREKRQQQLEELCAATLRALSGEARLRYRGGRLEVRGRHVPVRAPHLHPDPERDEFPAWRGVADSLALRLQHSDPEQLRQTLPAQPVERLVFELLEQLRVESLVADCHPGVRRNLLRRFEQWSQQFLDSGQTEGHVGLLLFTLAQMSWMLLCGGRASEQMEMLIEAPRLSLLGHFGAAFGLLRRCRHDQAAFAEQALSIAAKVQELLEQLDAELLGNDERKVSEVAEKTHLAFALLLDVEHDGEGDGSSGGVGAGNPRDGAESFAYRVFSRDYDRERSAASLVRPELLHELRLRLDRRLAGQGLNLPRLGKRLGALLAAPRRDGWAFAQTDGQIDSGRLSRLIVSPEQRDIFRHERERPHSDCLVSLLIDNSGSMRNHIEHIALLADALARALELAGARSEILGFTTGQWNGGRPLKRWRGLGQPAEPGRLNELSHLVYKDAETSWRRARPHIAALLKSDLFREGIDGEALLWARQRLLQREARRRLLIVVSDGCPMDSATHQANAQDILDLHLKQVTQQIEQEGRIELYALGVGLDLSAYYRHSLELDLSRSLDNAVFDEVLQLLARRR from the coding sequence ATGAGCCAGCCGCCACGCCGCGAGAAGCGCCAGCAACAACTCGAGGAACTCTGCGCGGCGACGCTGCGGGCGCTGTCCGGCGAGGCGCGCCTGCGCTACCGCGGCGGACGCCTGGAGGTCCGCGGCCGCCATGTACCGGTGCGCGCCCCGCACCTGCACCCGGACCCCGAGCGCGATGAGTTCCCGGCCTGGCGCGGGGTCGCCGACAGCCTGGCGCTGCGCCTGCAACACAGCGATCCGGAGCAGCTGCGCCAGACGCTGCCGGCGCAGCCGGTCGAGCGCCTGGTGTTCGAGCTGCTCGAGCAGCTGCGCGTGGAATCGCTGGTGGCCGACTGCCATCCAGGGGTGCGGCGCAACCTTCTGCGGCGCTTCGAGCAGTGGAGCCAGCAGTTCCTCGACTCGGGACAGACCGAGGGCCACGTCGGCCTGCTGCTCTTCACCCTGGCGCAGATGAGCTGGATGCTGCTGTGCGGCGGGCGCGCCAGCGAACAGATGGAAATGCTCATCGAGGCCCCCAGGCTGAGCCTGCTCGGCCACTTCGGCGCGGCCTTCGGCCTGCTGCGCCGCTGTCGCCATGACCAGGCGGCATTCGCCGAGCAGGCGCTGAGCATTGCCGCCAAGGTGCAGGAACTGCTCGAGCAGCTGGATGCCGAACTGCTCGGCAACGACGAGCGCAAGGTCTCGGAGGTCGCCGAGAAGACCCACCTGGCCTTCGCCCTGCTGCTGGACGTCGAGCACGACGGCGAGGGCGACGGCAGCAGCGGCGGGGTCGGCGCGGGCAATCCGCGCGACGGCGCCGAGAGCTTCGCCTACCGGGTGTTCAGCCGCGACTACGATCGCGAACGCAGCGCCGCCAGCCTGGTGCGCCCCGAGCTGCTGCACGAGCTGCGCCTGCGCCTGGACCGTCGCCTGGCCGGCCAGGGCCTCAACCTGCCGCGCCTGGGCAAGCGCCTGGGCGCCCTGCTGGCCGCGCCGCGCCGCGATGGCTGGGCCTTCGCCCAGACCGACGGACAGATCGACAGCGGCCGCCTCAGCCGCCTGATCGTCAGCCCCGAGCAACGCGACATCTTCCGCCACGAACGCGAGCGACCGCACAGCGATTGTCTGGTCAGCCTGCTGATCGACAACTCCGGCTCCATGCGCAACCACATCGAGCACATCGCCCTGCTCGCCGACGCGCTCGCCCGCGCCCTGGAGCTGGCCGGGGCGCGCAGCGAGATCCTCGGCTTCACCACCGGCCAGTGGAACGGCGGGCGCCCCCTCAAGCGCTGGCGCGGCCTGGGCCAGCCGGCCGAGCCGGGGCGCCTGAACGAGCTCAGCCACCTGGTCTACAAGGACGCCGAGACCTCCTGGCGCCGCGCCCGGCCGCACATCGCCGCGCTGCTCAAGTCCGACCTGTTCCGCGAGGGCATCGACGGCGAGGCGCTGCTCTGGGCGCGCCAGCGCCTGCTGCAGCGCGAGGCGCGACGACGCCTGCTGATCGTCGTCAGCGACGGCTGTCCGATGGACAGCGCCACCCACCAGGCCAACGCCCAGGACATCCTCGACCTGCACCTCAAGCAGGTGACGCAGCAGATCGAGCAGGAGGGCCGCATCGAGCTGTACGCCCTGGGCGTCGGCCTGGACCTGAGCGCCTACTATCGCCACAGCCTGGAACTGGACCTGTCGCGCAGCCTGGACAACGCGGTGTTCGACGAGGTGCTGCAGCTGCTGGCGCGGCGCCGCTGA
- a CDS encoding AAA family ATPase: MTDLNIEPASRLVPARELFGIDSSLRVPVFLNRSEQVPEIDPAYRFNPEVTLAILAGFTRNRRVLLQGLHGSGKSTHIEQVAARLNWPCVRVNLDGHISRLDLIGKDGIVLRDGLQVTEFQEGILPWALRRPTALIFDEYDAGRPDVMFVIQRILEQGGKLNLLDQNQLIHPHPYFRLFATANTVGLGNLNGLYNGTQVLNQAQLDRWNIVATLNYLPPAEEVAIVAGRVPHLLARHGQALLESMVAVAGLTRQGFAAGDLSTLMSPRCVISWAENLEIFGDPAQAFRLSFLNKCDEAERPLVAEYYQRCFDHELGESALPRLALA, encoded by the coding sequence ATGACCGACCTGAATATCGAACCCGCCAGCCGCCTGGTGCCCGCCCGCGAGCTGTTCGGCATCGACTCGAGCCTGCGCGTGCCGGTCTTCCTCAACCGCAGCGAGCAGGTGCCGGAGATCGACCCGGCCTACCGCTTCAACCCGGAAGTGACCCTGGCCATCCTCGCCGGCTTCACCCGCAATCGCCGGGTGCTGCTCCAGGGCCTGCACGGCAGCGGCAAGTCGACCCATATCGAGCAGGTCGCCGCGCGGCTCAACTGGCCCTGCGTGCGGGTCAACCTGGACGGTCACATCAGCCGCCTGGACCTGATCGGCAAGGACGGCATCGTCCTGCGCGACGGCCTGCAGGTCACCGAGTTCCAGGAGGGCATCCTGCCCTGGGCGCTGCGCCGGCCCACGGCGCTGATCTTCGACGAGTACGATGCCGGTCGCCCGGACGTGATGTTCGTGATCCAGCGCATCCTCGAGCAGGGCGGCAAGCTCAACCTGCTCGACCAGAACCAGCTGATCCATCCGCACCCCTACTTCCGCCTGTTCGCCACCGCCAACACCGTCGGCCTGGGCAACCTCAACGGCCTGTACAACGGCACCCAGGTGCTCAACCAGGCGCAGCTGGACCGCTGGAACATAGTCGCCACCCTCAACTACCTGCCCCCGGCCGAGGAGGTCGCCATAGTCGCCGGGCGGGTGCCGCACCTGCTCGCCCGCCACGGCCAGGCGCTGCTCGAGTCGATGGTGGCGGTGGCCGGCCTGACCCGCCAGGGCTTCGCCGCCGGCGACCTGTCGACCCTGATGTCGCCGCGCTGCGTGATCTCCTGGGCGGAAAACCTGGAGATCTTCGGCGACCCGGCGCAGGCCTTCCGCCTGTCGTTCCTCAACAAGTGCGACGAAGCCGAGCGGCCGCTGGTCGCCGAGTACTACCAGCGCTGTTTCGATCACGAGCTGGGCGAGTCGGCGCTGCCCCGCCTCGCCCTGGCCTGA